CGGCATCGTGTTCTTCATGTCGGCGCTCACCTTCGGCACGACGATCGCGCAGTCGGTCGTCGAGGAGAAGCAGACCCGGGTCGTCGAGATCCTGCTCTCGACGGTGTCGGCTCGTGCACTGCTGACGGGCAAGGTGATCGGCAACAGCCTGCTCGCATTCGGGCAGATCCTCGCGATCGCGGTGCTCGCACTGCTCGGGCTCATGCTCACCGGCCAGCGGGTGCTGCTCGGCGGGCTCGGCCCCTCGGTCATCTGGTTCATCGTGTTCTTCGCGATCGGCTTCGTGATGCTCGCCGCCCTGTTCGCGGCGACGGCGGCGCTCGTCTCCCGGGCCGAGGACATCGGCACGGTCACGACGCCCGTGACGATGCTCGTGATGATCCCGTACTTCCTCGTGATCTTCTTCAACGACAACCCGACCGTGCTCGCGATCATGAGCTACGTGCCGTTCTCGGCGCCCGTCGGCATGCCGATGCGCGTCTTCCTCGGCAGCGCCGAGTGGTGGGAGCCGTTCGTCTCGCTCGCGATCCTGCTCGCCACCGCGGCGCTCGCGGTCGTGATCGGGGAGCGCATCTATCGCAGCTCGCTGCTGAAGACCGGCGCCCGCGTGCCGTGGGGCGAGGCGCTGAAGGGCTGAGCACGGCGAGCGGATGCCGCGGGCGAGTGCCGCCCGCGGCATCCGCTCGTTCCGCAGCAGTGCGAGGATGGTTCAGTGACTGAACAGCTCCACGACACCACCGTCCGCGGCTTCGCCTCCGACAACTACTCGGGCGTGCACCCCGAGGTGCTCGCGGCGATCGCCGCCGCCAACGACGGCCACCAGGTCGCCTACGGCGAAGACGTCTACACCGAGCGCCTGCAGCAGGTCTTCGCGCGGCACTTCGGCGAGGGCATCGAGGCGTTCCCCGTCTTCAACGGCACCGGCGCGAACGTCACCGCACTGCAGTCGATGCTCCCGCGCTGGGGCGCCGTGATCTCGGCGAGCACCGCGCACATCAACTCCGACGAGGGCGGCGCCCCCGAGCGCGTCGGCGGCATGAAGCTGCTCACGGTTCCCGCACCCGACGGCAAGCTCACGATCGACCTCATCGACCGCGAGGCGTGGGGCTGGGGCGACGAGCACCGCGCGCAGCCGCTCGTGGTGTCGATCACGCAGACCACCGAGCTCGGCACGGCGTACACCGCCGACGAGGTGCGCGCGATCGCCGACCACGTGCACGAGCGCGGCATGACCCTGCACATGGACGGCGCGCGCCTCTCGAACGCCGCGGCGTCGCTCGACCTCCCCCTCCGCGCGTTCACGCGCGACGCCGGGGTCGATGTGCTGAGCGTCGGCGGCACCAAGAACGGCGCGCTCGGCGCCGAGGCCATCGTGGTGCTGAACCCCGAGGCATCCGTTGGTCTCAAGTACCTGCGCAAGCTCAACATGCAGCTCGCGTCGAAGATGCGCTTCACCTCGGCGCAGCTCATCGCGCTCTACGAGGGCGACCTCTGGATCGACAGCGCCCGCCACGCGAACGCCATGGCCCGGCGCCTGCGCGACGCGCTCGACGCTGGCATCGCGGCCGGCGAGCTGCCCGGCCTCGGCTTCTCGCAGCAGACGCAGTCGAACGGCGTCTTCGCGACGCTGCCGGCGGGCGTCGCCGACCGGCTCCGCGAGCGGTTCCGCTTCTACGACTGGGATGCCGCGCGCGGCGAGGTGCGCTGGATGTGCTCGTTCGACACGAGCGAGGCCGACATCGACGCGTTCGTCGCCGGCATCCGCGAGGAGCTCGCCGCGGCGTAGCGCCTGGCCGGCAGCGCCGGTCGGATCGCTCCGACCGGCGCTCGCCCGACCCTACTCGGGCGCGAGCACCTCGGTGTCGCGGTTGAGCGAGCGCTTCTGGAAGTAGTCGCGCGACCCCGGGAAGAGCGCCCACACGAACATCAGCACCACACCGAGCAGGAGCGAGCCGATGCCGACGATGAAGGCGCCGCCGACGCCGGCGAGCTGCGAGTAGCCGTAGTCGGGGTCGAGCATGTCGATCGCCGACTGCACGAACGCCCACGTCATGAACAGTCCGCCGAGCAGCGGGAACACGAGGCGGTAGAAGAAGTTCCGACGGCTGGCGAAGAGCGTGCTGCGGAAGTACCACACGCACGCGAAGCTCGCGATGGCGTAGAAGAACGCGATGGCGAGGCCCATCGAGAGCAGTGAGTCGGCGAGCACGTCGGTCGAGACGAGGTTCATGCCCGCGTAGTAGACGATCGCGATGACGCCGACGAGGGTCGTCGAGAAGGTCGGCGTCTTCGACGCCTCGCTCACCTTCGCGAACCGCGCGGGCAGAGCCTGGTAGACGCCCATCGCGAAGGTGCCGCGGGCGGTCGGCAGGATGGTCGTCTGCGACGACGACAGCGCCGAGATCGCGACGGCGATCACGAGGAACCAGCCGAACGGCCCCATCGCCATGCCGGCCAGCACCGTGAACACGTCGTCGGCGTGCGCCTCGTTCGCGAGGCCCGTGCCGGTGTCGCCGAGGCCGGCGTACATCATGGCGACGACGGTGATGCCCACGTAGGTGACGAGCAGGATGACCGTCGTGAGGGTGGCGGCGCGGCCGGGCGTGCGACGCGGGTCCTTCGTCTCCTCGGTCAGGGCGAGGCACGTGTCCCAGCCCCAGTAGATGAAGAGCGCGAGCAGGATCGCCTGCACCATGCCGGTGCCGTCGGCGAGGAACGGGTTGAACCAGTCGAGCGAGACCGGGGTCGGGTCGGGGGCGCTGCCGCCGAAGAAGCCGATGAGGCAGCCGACCACGAACGCGGCCATCGCGAGGTACTGGATCACGAGGAGCACCTGCTGCATGCGCTCGCCGATCTCGACGCCGCGCAGCGACACCCAGGTCATGACCGCGATGATGACGCAGCCGAAGCCGGTGACGATGAGGCGGTTCTCGGCGAGGGAGCCGTCGCCGATCAGGGTGAGCAGGTACACCGAGGCGATCTCGGCGAGGTTCGCCATGACGAGCACGCCCGCGACGGCGATGCTCCACCCCGCCATCCACCCGGTGCGCGGGCCGAACGCCTTCGCCGCCCAGGTGAACACGGTGCCGCAGTCGGGCACGGCGTTGTTGAGCTCGCGGTAGGCGAAGGCCGTGAAGAGCATCGGCACGAACGCCAGGATGAACGCGACGGGCGCCTGCGCACCGACGGCGATGATGACGTAGCCGAGGGTTGCGGCGAGCGAGAACAGGGGCGCGGTCGAGGCGATGCCGATGACGGTCGAACCCCAGAGTCCGAGCTTGCCGATCGCGAGGCCCTTCGTGGGCGTGGGATCGGTGGCGGGTGCTGTGCCGACCGTTGGAGTGCTCATCAGGTACCTTCTCGCCCTCGAGGATGGAGACGCGTGCGGGCGGGGCCGACAGGCGCGAGGTCCAAGTGTACACAGACCGACCAGACGGTCGGTCACGGGCGCATCGACGGATCGTGTCCGCGCGGGAGGACCTCTCTCAGGCCGCGTCGCCGCCCGACTGCATCGCCTCGAACGCGGCGATCAACTCCTCGACGTGCTCGTCGGTGAGCACGTCTTCACCCACCGGCAGGTCCAGGAGCGCGTTGTGGTTCATGCCGTCGCCCGCGAACAGCACCATGCGCGCGAGGCGTTCGTCGCCCGTCGCGGCGGCGAGCACGTCGAGCCACCCGCTGCGGCATTCGCGGAGCACCTCGAGGGCGGCGTCGTCACCGGTCTGGCCGATGCGGTACGCGGCCTCGATGAGGAGCTCGAGCTCGCTGTCGCGGTCGAGCGACGACACGAGGTAGTACCGCACCACGCCCTCGGGCGCGGTGCGCATCTCGTCGGCGTCGCGGCGCGCCTGCGCCCGCAGCTCGATGAGCAGCGCCGCCTGCAGTGCGCTCACCGACGCGAAGTGGTGCAGCGCCCCCGACTTCGAGAGGCCGGCGCGACTCGCCACGCTCTCGAGGGTCGCACCGCGGATGCCGCGCTCGACCATGAGATGCGTGTAGGCCGAGAGCACGCGGGCGGCCGGGCCCTCGAGGGTGATCATCCGCCCATCGTACGAGGGCGGCGACCCCTGCCCATCCAGCCCGGACGCCCAGCCCTGACCGGTGACCACGTCATCGTGGGACATTCTGGGAATGCCTCACAGGTCCATGCGTTGCAATGGACTGGGACGACGGCGCCCCTGCTTCTGTTCCCCCTCTCGAAAGCTGGCGCACCATGACGCTCTTCACCGAACTCACCTCCCGCAAGGCCGACACGACGGCCCCGCTCATCGACCCGCTGGTCCACCGCTGGAGCCCCCGCGCCTTCGACCCGAACGCGGTCGTCGACGCCGAGACGCTGCGCACCGTCCTCGAGGCCGCGCGCTGGGCGCCGTCGGCGAACAATTCGCAGCCCTGGCGCTTCATCGTCGCCCGCCGCGGAACCCCCGCGTTCACGACCGCGCACGACGCGATGCAGGGCTTCAACCAGGTCTGGGCCGACTCCGCCGCCGCACTCGTGCTCAACATCGCCGAGATCGCCGATGCCGAGGGCAAGCCCCGCCCTTGGGCGCGCTACGACCTCGGGCAGGCCGTCGCGCACCTCACCGTCCAGGCGCAGCACGAGGGTCTGCACACCCACCAGATGGGCGGCTTCGACGCCGCCGCGCTGCACGCAGCATTCGACCTCGCCGACAACCTCGAGGTCGTCTCGATCACCACGATCGGCGTGCTCGGCGACGTCGACGCGCTGCCCGATGCGCTCCGCGAGCGCGAGAGCGCCCCGCGCCTGCGCAAGCCCCTCTCGGAACTCGTGCTCGTCGGCGAGTAGCGAGCAACGCGCTGCCCGGGCGGGCAGGCGGGCACGACTGCGACACGAGCCCCGCGAGTCGAGATCACGACTCGCGGCGCTCGCGGTCGTCGAGTATGCGGGTGGGCCCGGTCCTCTCGCCGAAACGCTCTTGACACCCCGACGACCCCCGGGTTAGCCTTCCCGCAACCGTTCTGACAGCGTTGTCATCCAGAGTTGTACCGACATGACTCCTGTCGATCCACACGCGGCACCTCGAAGGCCGCTGAATCCAGGAGACACCATGGCCCGCTCCGGCCCCACCCCCGCTCGCGACGCGAAGACGTCCCGACGGCACCGCGCCATCGGGCTCGCCCTGGCGGCGGCCCTCGCCGCACCGCTCGCCGCCCTCGCCCCCGCTGCGCTGGCACCCGCGGCCCAGGCATCCGCCGCTCCCGCCGTGAAGACCGCCTTCGGCGCCCCTGACGAGATCGCCGCCGACTACTACGCCGCCCTGCTGCGCCACACGCGCTGGGTGAACACGGTCTGGGATCCGGCGATCAACGCGTACCAGTTCAAGGACTTCAACTTCGCGGTGGTGCTCGGCAACGCCGTGATCGTCACGCACGGCGACTACGACGCCGAGATCACCGGCATCTCGAAGGACCAGCTCACACAGCGCACGATCGACACGATCCGCTACTACGCCGCCAAGAACCGCTTCGTCGACCCGAACGGCACCTGGGGCAAGAAGATGTTCTGGGACTCCACGTTCCAGTCCTACTTCCTCGACGCGGGACGCGTGCTGTGGGATCAGCTCGACGCCGCGACGCAGAAGCACCTCGAGACGATCGCCGTCGGGCAGTCGGCCTACACGTCAGACCTCGACTACGGCAACGACCCGCTGTCGGGCTCGTGGACGGCCGACTGGCCCACCGGCAAGCACGAGGGCGACACCGCGCAGGAGGAGGCGGGCGTGTACACGCAGGCGCTCGCGCCCGGTCTCGCCTGGGCACCCGACCATGCCGATGCTCCTCGCTGGAACGAGCAGCTCGGCGACTGGGCTCGCAACGCCGCCGGCCAGCCCACCGCCGACCTCAACAACCCCGCCGTCGTCGCCGGGAAGCCGGTGTCGACGAACACGATGCAGACGATCTACGACACGTACCTCGTCGAGAACCACGGGTCGTTCGGCCCGCACTACCAGTCCGACATCTGGCGTTCGGGCGGGCGCAACGCGATCCAGTTCATCCTGAACGATCAGCCGATCCCCGAGTACCTGAAGCACCAGCCGAACTCGGCCGAGCTCTGGCAGTCGATCAAGATGGTGATGTCGAATCAGGGCGAACCGTTCATGCCGATGGTCAACGACCGCGAGTACCTCTATGGCCGCGACGTGATCCCGATGGCCTTCCTCGGTCAGGTGCTGCGCGACCCCGACGCCGTGCGCGCCGAGGCGAACATGGCCGCATCGCTCGAGGCCTACCAGGCGTACGCGCCGGTCGACCGGCTCGCCAAGTTCTCGGGAGAGCCGAAGTACGAACCCGAGGCGCGCGCCGAGATCGCGATCTCGTACCTCCTGCACGTCGAGGCCGCCGAATCGGTTGAGGGGGTCGTTCAGGCCACACCGCCGGACGAGTTCTTCGCCCGTCTCGCCGGCGTGCGCGACTTCGGCGCCGGCCCCGGTCTCTCGGTGCAGCAGTCCTCGAACGCGTGGGCCGCGGCATCCAGCAAGAAGGGCTTCCTGAAGTTCCCTTGGGTTCCGGGCCATGACTCGTGGCTGTTCGCGCTGTCAGGCGCGACGCCGTACCTGTACCCGAACTCCGCAGCGACGGTCGCCGGCCGGCACACGAGCACCTACACCGGGCCGCGCGACGGCTTCGAGGGCACGGCATCCGTCTTCCGCGTCGGCGACGGCTACGCGGGCCAGGTGACGCTGCCGAGCGGCGCGGCACTGTACGCCTCGACCGGCGCCGGCTGGCAGGACGGCACCGTCTCGGTGCGCAACCTCGACCTCAGCGGCTACAACGGCCTCGACGGCTCGCGCACGTACTCCACGGCCGAGGGATCGGCCACCGACACCCTTCCCGTCGTGACGCCGCCGAACCCGGCCGACGCGAACGCCGCCCGCATCGACGACCTGTCGTTCGACCCGGTGTCGACGCGTTTCGTGCGCATCCAGGGCCAGCAGGGCAACGCCCGCTACGGCTACTCGCTGTACTCGGTGCACGCCTACGGCACGGCTGACGAGGCCACGATGGACCTCGCCGCCGGGCGCCCCGCGACCGCATCGAGCGAGGACCCGGCCCGCCGGGCCTCGACCGTCACCGACGCCAACCCCGCGACACGCTGGGCCGTCGCCGTCGCCGAGCGCACGCGTGCGGACTCGTGGATCCAGGTCGATCTGGGCGCAGAGAAGACCATCGGTTCGGTGCGTCTGGCCTGGGAGGCGAGCGCCGGTGAGCGCTATCTCGTGCAGACCTCGTCGGACGGCCAGACCTGGACCACGCAGACCGCCTACACCGGCAGTGCCGACGCCAACGTCGCACGCCTCGACACGGTCGACCTGACGCCGGCAGGAGCGACCGCCCCGGCTCCGGTCGAAGCGAGGTTCGTGCGGATGCAGGGTGTGCAGGGCGACCCCGCCTACGGCTACTCGCTCTACTCGATGCGCGCGCTGACGGCGACCGGCGTCGACGCAGCGGCGGGCAGGCCTGCGACGGCATCGAGCTCGGACGCGGGTCGCGCCCCGTCGAGCGTGACCGACAGCGACCCCGCCTCGCGCTGGGCCGTGTCGCGTGCCGACCGAACCCGGGCCGACTCCTGGATCCAGGTCGACCTCGGCGCGCCCACCGCGATCACGCAGGTGCAGCTGGGCTGGGAGGCATCGGCCGGTCGCGAGTACCGCATCCAGGTGTCGGCCGACGCCGAGACCTGGCAGGATGCCGCGAGCTTCCGCTACACGGGCGACCAGGTCATCACGACCGAGGGCTCGTGGATCAACGTCGAGGGCACGGCCGGCTTCGTCGTGCGCGGCGGGCAGGCCCCGATCACCGTGTCGAGCGAGAAGGAGGGGATCAACACCGTCCGCCTCGGCGGCGGAGACCGTCCGATGCTCGTCGAGATGGTGCCGGGCGACGCCGCCGCGACGGCCGCGCAGGATGCGGCACTGCAGCCGCACGCCGATGGACTGCTCGTGAGCTCGCTCGACGGCTACCTCACCGCCTTCAACCTCACGGGCGCCGACGTCACGACCGACGTCGCGGTCCCCTACGTCGGCGACACCGTGTCGCTGTTCGCCGGCGACCAGGTGCTCGGAGCCGATGCCTCGAACCTCACCGTCACGGTGCCCGCGGGCGACGCCGTCGTGCTCGCTCCGCGCGCCACGGTGCCGACCTCGGCCGCGCAGGCGGCCGGCGTCACGGTGTCGGTGGTCGACGGCCGTACGGTGCGCGTCGCGAGGCCGGACGGCGGGGATGCCCGTGCCGACGCGGCCGCCACGCGGACGCTCGACGTGACGAACGTCGAGACCGGCGAGACGCGGACGCTGCCCGTGGGCAAGCCGAAGGTCGCGGCCGCCACATCGTTCCGGGGCGCGACACCGTTCCCGATGCCCGACCTGGCGCTGAGCACGCTGACGTTCCCGGCATCCGTGCTGCCCGAGGGCATGACCTCACCGCAGGGCGCGGTCGACGACGACACCCGCACCACGTGGACCCCGGGGGCGAACGGACGCATGGTCACCGACCTGGGTACGGCGCAGCCGATCGGCACGGTCACCACGCAGTGGAACGGCGATGACGCCCCGGCGGCGACCGTGTCGGTGAGCGACGACGGCATCACGTTCCGCGATGTCGGGTCGATCAAGGCCGGCGCACCGCGCGGTTCCGTGGTCGTCGAGGCGACCGCGCGGTACGTGGCGCTGACCACCGAGTGGGCCGAGGGCGACCCGAGTCTGATCGCGCTGCGCGTGCTCGTGCCGGGCACCGACTGAGCCGGCGAGCTCGGCGACGGCTCGAGCGGCGTCGACGCGCGCCGCTCGAGCCGTCACCGCCCGCCCGCCGCTCGGAGCATCGCTCAGGCGTCGACCGGGTCGACGATCGAGATCGGCCGCGTCGGCGGCTCGTGCCGCACCGGCATCGCCGCGATCACACGCTTCAGTCGCCACGCGGCGAAGACCGCGAGCACGCTGAGGGCGAGGTGCATGCCGAGGAACACGTCGCCGAGCCCCGCGCCGAGCAGCACTCCGGCGACGAGCGGGCCGGCGGCGGTGAACGACGTCTGCAGCGCCGACATCGCGCCGAGCGTGCTGCCGACCATGCCCTTCCGCGCGAGCGAGGCGATGAGCGGGTTCAGCACGGGGCTGTAGATCGTCTCACCCACCGCGAAGATGCCATAGGTCATGACGAACATCGCCGACGCGACGCCCGGCGCGAGCTGCGCACTCGCGAGCACGAGCCACGCGACGACCCAGATGCCGCCGACCACCATGAGCAGAACGGGCGCGCTGACCTTCGCCGTGAGGCGCACGACCACGACCTGCAGGGCGACGATCACGATGCAGTTCACGGCCGCTGCGGTGCCGACCGCGACGG
The sequence above is a segment of the Agromyces hippuratus genome. Coding sequences within it:
- a CDS encoding nitroreductase family protein; protein product: MTLFTELTSRKADTTAPLIDPLVHRWSPRAFDPNAVVDAETLRTVLEAARWAPSANNSQPWRFIVARRGTPAFTTAHDAMQGFNQVWADSAAALVLNIAEIADAEGKPRPWARYDLGQAVAHLTVQAQHEGLHTHQMGGFDAAALHAAFDLADNLEVVSITTIGVLGDVDALPDALRERESAPRLRKPLSELVLVGE
- a CDS encoding discoidin domain-containing protein; the encoded protein is MARSGPTPARDAKTSRRHRAIGLALAAALAAPLAALAPAALAPAAQASAAPAVKTAFGAPDEIAADYYAALLRHTRWVNTVWDPAINAYQFKDFNFAVVLGNAVIVTHGDYDAEITGISKDQLTQRTIDTIRYYAAKNRFVDPNGTWGKKMFWDSTFQSYFLDAGRVLWDQLDAATQKHLETIAVGQSAYTSDLDYGNDPLSGSWTADWPTGKHEGDTAQEEAGVYTQALAPGLAWAPDHADAPRWNEQLGDWARNAAGQPTADLNNPAVVAGKPVSTNTMQTIYDTYLVENHGSFGPHYQSDIWRSGGRNAIQFILNDQPIPEYLKHQPNSAELWQSIKMVMSNQGEPFMPMVNDREYLYGRDVIPMAFLGQVLRDPDAVRAEANMAASLEAYQAYAPVDRLAKFSGEPKYEPEARAEIAISYLLHVEAAESVEGVVQATPPDEFFARLAGVRDFGAGPGLSVQQSSNAWAAASSKKGFLKFPWVPGHDSWLFALSGATPYLYPNSAATVAGRHTSTYTGPRDGFEGTASVFRVGDGYAGQVTLPSGAALYASTGAGWQDGTVSVRNLDLSGYNGLDGSRTYSTAEGSATDTLPVVTPPNPADANAARIDDLSFDPVSTRFVRIQGQQGNARYGYSLYSVHAYGTADEATMDLAAGRPATASSEDPARRASTVTDANPATRWAVAVAERTRADSWIQVDLGAEKTIGSVRLAWEASAGERYLVQTSSDGQTWTTQTAYTGSADANVARLDTVDLTPAGATAPAPVEARFVRMQGVQGDPAYGYSLYSMRALTATGVDAAAGRPATASSSDAGRAPSSVTDSDPASRWAVSRADRTRADSWIQVDLGAPTAITQVQLGWEASAGREYRIQVSADAETWQDAASFRYTGDQVITTEGSWINVEGTAGFVVRGGQAPITVSSEKEGINTVRLGGGDRPMLVEMVPGDAAATAAQDAALQPHADGLLVSSLDGYLTAFNLTGADVTTDVAVPYVGDTVSLFAGDQVLGADASNLTVTVPAGDAVVLAPRATVPTSAAQAAGVTVSVVDGRTVRVARPDGGDARADAAATRTLDVTNVETGETRTLPVGKPKVAAATSFRGATPFPMPDLALSTLTFPASVLPEGMTSPQGAVDDDTRTTWTPGANGRMVTDLGTAQPIGTVTTQWNGDDAPAATVSVSDDGITFRDVGSIKAGAPRGSVVVEATARYVALTTEWAEGDPSLIALRVLVPGTD
- a CDS encoding threonine aldolase family protein, yielding MTEQLHDTTVRGFASDNYSGVHPEVLAAIAAANDGHQVAYGEDVYTERLQQVFARHFGEGIEAFPVFNGTGANVTALQSMLPRWGAVISASTAHINSDEGGAPERVGGMKLLTVPAPDGKLTIDLIDREAWGWGDEHRAQPLVVSITQTTELGTAYTADEVRAIADHVHERGMTLHMDGARLSNAAASLDLPLRAFTRDAGVDVLSVGGTKNGALGAEAIVVLNPEASVGLKYLRKLNMQLASKMRFTSAQLIALYEGDLWIDSARHANAMARRLRDALDAGIAAGELPGLGFSQQTQSNGVFATLPAGVADRLRERFRFYDWDAARGEVRWMCSFDTSEADIDAFVAGIREELAAA
- a CDS encoding ABC transporter permease, translating into MTLDTSASRTRSTDDDRSAPGFVETVRLISGREITMRMRSKAFLISTGVLMLAVLASVVLGSMFGSQSELPKVAVVAGATDVVEGNPALEAVPAADQDAAEQMLRDGDVEAIVAPAASEPLGIVVLGLESAPNEVVAALSVSPTVELLDPAAVDPMLAYFVAFGFGIVFFMSALTFGTTIAQSVVEEKQTRVVEILLSTVSARALLTGKVIGNSLLAFGQILAIAVLALLGLMLTGQRVLLGGLGPSVIWFIVFFAIGFVMLAALFAATAALVSRAEDIGTVTTPVTMLVMIPYFLVIFFNDNPTVLAIMSYVPFSAPVGMPMRVFLGSAEWWEPFVSLAILLATAALAVVIGERIYRSSLLKTGARVPWGEALKG
- a CDS encoding TetR family transcriptional regulator, which translates into the protein MITLEGPAARVLSAYTHLMVERGIRGATLESVASRAGLSKSGALHHFASVSALQAALLIELRAQARRDADEMRTAPEGVVRYYLVSSLDRDSELELLIEAAYRIGQTGDDAALEVLRECRSGWLDVLAAATGDERLARMVLFAGDGMNHNALLDLPVGEDVLTDEHVEELIAAFEAMQSGGDAA
- a CDS encoding APC family permease, encoding MSTPTVGTAPATDPTPTKGLAIGKLGLWGSTVIGIASTAPLFSLAATLGYVIIAVGAQAPVAFILAFVPMLFTAFAYRELNNAVPDCGTVFTWAAKAFGPRTGWMAGWSIAVAGVLVMANLAEIASVYLLTLIGDGSLAENRLIVTGFGCVIIAVMTWVSLRGVEIGERMQQVLLVIQYLAMAAFVVGCLIGFFGGSAPDPTPVSLDWFNPFLADGTGMVQAILLALFIYWGWDTCLALTEETKDPRRTPGRAATLTTVILLVTYVGITVVAMMYAGLGDTGTGLANEAHADDVFTVLAGMAMGPFGWFLVIAVAISALSSSQTTILPTARGTFAMGVYQALPARFAKVSEASKTPTFSTTLVGVIAIVYYAGMNLVSTDVLADSLLSMGLAIAFFYAIASFACVWYFRSTLFASRRNFFYRLVFPLLGGLFMTWAFVQSAIDMLDPDYGYSQLAGVGGAFIVGIGSLLLGVVLMFVWALFPGSRDYFQKRSLNRDTEVLAPE